A portion of the Perognathus longimembris pacificus isolate PPM17 chromosome 20, ASM2315922v1, whole genome shotgun sequence genome contains these proteins:
- the LOC125338954 gene encoding poliovirus receptor homolog translates to MELRLSGGGPASSGEAPVTAQAGSVTAPVRRPERAGGQLRRSVIRSEIQGIEGRHRGLGKSSSLPAEIARIAGAAAAMVLLQTLSLLVLTAGALGAGTQMVGVQVPTQVQGFLGKSVTLSCRLQPPPGASIQMSQITWMKQGAEQSIAVFHPVQGFFYQDPKRMKFLAVEQGTNLPDASLELSALGIEDEANYTCSYAVFPQGSGSASTWLQVVAPPNISASALQAPPPLCCVSSSGHPTTSAPADCVSWEASLSSTPAPPLRGPCVFPWELPAGSAPAPVPVVQCQAHGGRPPARLSWSTHLNGTTTSTRVPGPQPGTVSVISLFSAVPSSRVDGKVVTCVVEHQTLEEPLLVPVNVTAHYPPEVSITGYDYNWFIGRPEVTLNCHIQSNPKYTHFNWTTTSGTLPRSAQVQGTQLHITIVDEAINTTFICSATNAMGTGQGKETIILGERPPASMSPTVIVIMVVVTVLALILGLLLYLRQQKHCQQACSPLHVCCVPGWQQSDTHANGDVSHSPVSEEAIPLRDTTSQLPVTASPAPRDSVTSPDTPQHVP, encoded by the exons ATGGAGCTGAGGCTGAGCGGTGGAGGGCCCGCCTCGAGCGGAGAAGCCCCGGTGACAGCTCAGGCAGGATCGGTGACAGCCCCCGTGAG GCGGCCGGAGAGAGCAGGCGGGCAGCTCCGGAGATCGGTGATCAGATCGGAGATCCAGGGGATCGAGGGTCGCCATCGGGGGCTGGGGAAAAGCTCCTCGCTGCCGGCGGAGATCGCGCGGATCGCGGGCGCAGCCGCCGCCATGGTCCTGCTCCAGACACTGTCGCTGCTGGTGCTGACCGCGGGGGCCCTCGGGGCCG ggaCCCAGATGGTTGGTGTGCAGGTGCCTACCCAAGTGCAGGGCTTCTTAGGCAAGTCTGTGACGCTGAGCTGCCGCCTGCAGCCTCCTCCGGGGGCCAGCATCCAGATGAGCCAAATCACATGGATGAAGCAGGGTGCTGAGCAGAGCATCGCCGTGTTCCATCCCGTCCAGGGGTTCTTCTACCAGGATCCGAAGAGAATGAAGTTCCTGGCTGTCGAGCAGGGCACCAACCTGCCGGATGCCTCTCTGGAGCTATCCGCCTTAGGCATTGAAGATGAAGCTAACTATACCTGCAGTTACGCTGTCTTCCCCCAGGGCAGCGGCAGCGCAAGCACATGGCTGCAGGTGGTAG CTCCGCCCAATATCAGCGCCAGCGCCTTGCAGGCTCCGCCTCCGCTCTGCTGCGTGTCCAGCAGTGGGCACCCAACCACCTCTGCCCCGGCCGACTGCGTGTCGTGGGAGGCCTCTCTCTCCTCCACGCCTGCGCCGCCGCTGCGGGGGCCCTGCGTGTTCCCCTGGGAGCTCCCGGCGGGCTCTGCGCCTGCGCCGGTGCCGGTGGTGCAATGCCAGGCCCACGgggggcgcccgcccgcccgcctctccTGGTCCACTCACCTGAACGGaaccaccaccagcacccgggTGCCAGGACCCCAGCCCGGCACCGTTTCTGTCATCAGCCTCTTCTCCGCGGTGCCCTCCAGCCGGGTGGATGGCAAGGTGGTCACCTGCGTCGTGGAGCACCAGACCTTGGAGGAGCCGCTCCTGGTGCCCGTGAACGTGACCGCACACT ATCCCCCCGAGGTCTCCATCACTGGCTATGACTACAATTGGTTTATCGGGCGCCCCGAAGTCACCCTGAATTGTCACATCCAGAGCAACCCAAAGTACACGCACTTCAACTGGACCAC GACCTCGGGGACGCTGCCCCGCTCCGCTCAGGTCCAGGGCACCCAGCTCCATATCACCATCGTGGATGAGGCCATCAACACGACTTTCATCTGCAGTGCCACCAACGCCATGGGGACTGGCCAGGGAAAAGAGACCATCATCCTTGGAG AGAGACCCCCGGCCTCCATGTCCCCCACGGTCATTGTCATCATGGTTGTGGTCACAGTGCTTGCCTTGATCCTGGGGCTTCTGCTGTACTTGAGGCAGCAGAAGCATTGCCAACAGGCCTGCTCCCCACTGCATGTCTGCTGTGTACCAG GTTGGCAACAGTCGGACACTCATGCGAATGGG GACGTTTCGCATTCACCTGTAAGTGAGGAGGCCATTCCTCTACGAGACACCACAAGCCAGCTCCCCGTGACAGCATCACCAGCACCCCGCGACAGCGTCACCAGCCCCGACACCCCCCAACATGTGCCTTGA
- the Ceacam19 gene encoding carcinoembryonic antigen-related cell adhesion molecule 19, producing the protein MAALMGPQGHLVNGLLLSVSILALWLPRCSQASLSIQKIPEMPQKNQDLLLSLHGVPSTFQDVTWYLGETTDGGTRLFTYIPELPRPQRDGEAMGQRDMVGFRNGSLLLRHAQPSDSGVYHVALAVNTAWTMRAKAHVQVAEAPTEPTTVHVPINAGVVAAAIVGPLAVGSLLIGGLAYLLVTRGWRDQSSRMPATEKPELRPSNDARDSNVYEVMPSPVLLLAPVSSPGLLTPASPPLPEPEPQPEPQHYQDLLNPDPAPYCQLVPTA; encoded by the exons ATGGCTGCCCTCATGGGCCCCCAGGGCCACCTGGTGAATGGCCTCTTGTTGTCAG TGTCCATCCTGGCCCTGTGGCTGCCCCGATGCTCCCAGGCCTCCCTCAGCATCCAGAAGATTCCAGAAATGCCCCAGAAGAACCAggatctcctcctctccctccatgggGTCCCCAGCACCTTCCAGGATGTCACCTGGTACCTGGGAGAGACCACGGATGGGGGTACCAGGCTGTTCACCTACATCCCAGAGCTGCCCCGGCCCCAGAGGGACGGCGAGGCCATGGGGCAGAGGGACATGGTCGGCTTCCGCAATGGCTCCCTGCTGCTGCGCCATGCCCAGCCCAGCGACAGCGGCGTCTACCACGTCGCCCTGGCCGTCAACACGGCCTGGACCATGCGGGCCAAGGCTCACGTCCAGGTGGCCG AAGCACCCACAGAGCCCACCACCGTACATGTGCCCATTAACGCCGGGGTGGTGGCCGCTGCCATCGTGGGGCCTCTGGCCGTGGGCAGCCTCCTCATCGGTGGCCTTGCCTATCTCCTGGTGACGCGGGGATGGAGGGACCAAAGTTCCAG GATGCCAGCCACAGAGAAGCCAGAGCTGAGACCCAGCAATGACGCAC GTGACAGCAACGTGTATGAAGTGATGCCGTCCCCAGTTCTGCTGCTGGCCCCTGTCAGCAGCCCGGGACTCCTGACCCCAGCCTCG CCCCCACTTCCTGAGCCAGAGCCACAGCCGGAACCCCAACACTACCAG GACCTGCTCAACCCGGACCCAGCCCCTTACTGTCAGCTGGTGCCGACTGCCTGA
- the Ceacam16 gene encoding carcinoembryonic antigen-related cell adhesion molecule 16: MAPAPCLYLLLSALILNVGAEISITPQPAQPAEGDNVSLVVRGLQGELLAYNWYAGPTLSLTYLVASYIVSTGDETPGPAHTGREAVRPDGSLDIQGALPSHSGTYILQTLNRQFQTEVGYGHMQVYEILAQPKVIANNSALVERRDTLRLTCSSASPAQVRWFFNGDALPVPVRLGLSPDGRVLTRRGVLREEAGAYQCEVWNPVSESRSEPLNLTVYFGPERVAILQDSTTRTGCTIKVDFNASLGLRCVARSCPEPQYVWAFNGKALSNGGAHLNISGMTAAHEGTYTCIAKNPKTLLSGSASVVVKLSAAVVAMMIVPVPTKPTEGQDATLTVQGYPKDLLVYAWYRGPAAEPNRLLSQLPSGNWIAGPAHTGREVGFANCSLFIAKLNLTDAGRYTLKTVTLQGRTDTLEVELQVAQDMGPGPASLLGLVRLCGPSGSLVYGCHEVALVSRQPGPPPARAWPRAGSPELEGAQQSPPGLQSVLAASFSS; this comes from the exons ATGGCGCCGGCCCCGTGCCTCTACCTCCTCTTGAGTG CTCTGATCCTGAATGTGGGGGCTGAAATCTCCATCACCCCCCAGCCGGCCCAGCCTGCCGAGGGGGACAACGTCTCGCTGGTGGTCCGTGGGCTCCAGGGGGAGCTGCTGGCCTACAACTGGTATGCGGGGCCCACGCTCAGCCTCACCTACCTGGTGGCCAGCTACATCGTGAGCACAGGGGATGAGACCCCTGGCCCAGCCCATACAGGAAGGGAGGCTGTCCGCCCCGATGGCAGCCTGGACATCCAGGGTGCCCTGCCCAGCCACTCGGGGACCTACATCCTGCAGACACTCAACAGGCAATTTCAGACCGAGGTGGGCTACGGACACATGCAGGTCTATG AGATCCTGGCTCAGCCCAAGGTCATAGCCAACAACTCTGCGCTGGTGGAGCGGCGGGACACCCTGCGCCTGACCTGCAGTagtgccagcccagcccaggtccGCTGGTTCTTCAATGGTGACGCCCTGCCTGTCCCCGTCCGCCTCGGCCTGTCCCCTGACGGCCGGGTACTGACCCGGCGCGGGGTCCTCAGGGAAGAGGCCGGGGCCTACCAGTGCGAGGTGTGGAACCCCGTGAGCGAAAGCCGCAGCGAACCCCTCAACCTGACAGTGTACT ttgGCCCCGAGCGCGTGGCCATCCTGCAGGACTCCACCACGCGCACCGGCTGCACCATCAAGGTTGACTTCAACGCCTCGCTGGGGCTGCGGTGCGTGGCCCGGTCCTGCCCGGAGCCCCAATACGTGTGGGCTTTCAACGGGAAGGCCCTGAGCAACGGCGGTGCACACCTGAACATCTCCGGCATGACAGCTGCCCACGAGGGCACCTACACCTGCATTGCCAAGAACCCCAAAACCCTGCTCTCGGGGTCTGCCTCCGTGGTGGTCAAACTCTCCG CGGCAGTCGTGGCCATGATGATTGTGCCGGTGCCCACCAAGCCCACGGAGGGCCAGGACGCCACGCTGACGGTGCAGGGCTACCCCAAGGACCTGCTGGTGTACGCCTGGTACCGCGGGCCCGCCGCCGAGCCCAACCGGCTGCTCAGCCAGCTGCCGTCAGGGAACTGGATtgccggccccgcccacaccgGCCGCGAGGTGGGCTTCGCCAACTGCTCCCTGTTCATCGCCAAGCTCAACCTGACCGACGCCGGCCGCTACACCCTCAAGACGGTCACCCTGCAGGGCCGGACCGACACCCTGGAGGTGGAGCTGCAGGTGGCTC AGGACATGGGGCCGGGTCCAGCCTCCCTTCTGGGCCTTGTGCGGCTCTGTGGTCCCAGTGGGAGCCTGGTCTATGGCTGCCATGAGGTGGCGCTGGTGAGCCGGCAGCCGGGGCCCCCACCTGCCCGGGCCTGGCCAAGAGCAGGCAGCCCTGAGCTGGAAGGGGCCCAGCAGAGCCCCCCTGGCCTTCAGTCCGTCCTGGCCGCCAG tttctccagctaG